In Arthrobacter sp. B3I9, the following are encoded in one genomic region:
- a CDS encoding OFA family MFS transporter: MGWLDRERTIAPPGFNRWLVPPAALAVHLCIGQAYATSVYKTALVKHFGASLTEIGVIFSIAIVMLGLSAAIMGTWVDTNGPRKAMFTSAMFWASGFLIGSLGIFTHQLWLVYLGYGVVGGIGLGIGYISPVSTLIKWFPDRPGLATGMAIMGFGGGALIASPVSTALLKMYDPNSGAQGWVASGDSVGKLFLTLAVVYLAYMLFGALTIRVPAEGWRPAGFDPAKVKAAKLVTTENVSAKNAVKTKQFWLVWIALFCNVTAGIGILEQAAPMIQDFFRKSDGVSLVSATVAAGFVGLLSIGNMAGRFAWSATSDITGRKRIYMLYLGVGAVLYVVLALAGSTTTVLYVALAFLIISFYGGGFATVPAYLRDLFGTFQVGAIHGRLLTAWSAAGVAGPLIVNAILDAQGKPGQLNAASYQPALLTMVALLVIGFVANLLVKPVDTKFHEPRPGRARTDEPALEA; encoded by the coding sequence ATGGGCTGGTTGGACAGAGAACGAACCATTGCGCCGCCCGGATTCAACCGCTGGCTGGTCCCGCCTGCAGCGCTCGCCGTGCATCTGTGCATCGGCCAGGCGTACGCGACGAGTGTTTACAAGACGGCCTTGGTGAAACACTTCGGCGCCAGCCTCACGGAGATCGGTGTGATCTTTTCCATCGCGATCGTGATGCTGGGGCTCTCGGCGGCCATCATGGGGACCTGGGTGGACACGAATGGCCCGCGCAAGGCGATGTTCACCTCGGCAATGTTCTGGGCCAGCGGCTTCCTGATCGGCTCGCTCGGCATCTTCACGCACCAGCTGTGGCTCGTCTACCTCGGCTACGGCGTCGTGGGCGGGATCGGCCTGGGCATCGGCTACATCTCCCCGGTCTCCACACTGATCAAGTGGTTTCCGGACCGTCCCGGCCTCGCCACGGGCATGGCAATCATGGGGTTCGGCGGTGGAGCCTTGATCGCCAGCCCGGTCTCTACGGCCCTGCTCAAGATGTACGACCCCAACTCCGGCGCCCAGGGCTGGGTGGCCAGCGGCGACTCGGTCGGCAAGCTGTTCCTGACCCTCGCCGTCGTCTACCTGGCCTACATGCTGTTTGGCGCCCTCACCATCAGGGTACCGGCCGAAGGCTGGAGGCCCGCCGGCTTCGACCCCGCCAAGGTCAAGGCGGCCAAGCTGGTGACCACGGAAAACGTCTCCGCCAAGAACGCCGTGAAGACCAAGCAGTTCTGGCTCGTTTGGATCGCGCTGTTCTGCAACGTCACTGCAGGGATCGGGATTCTGGAGCAGGCCGCTCCCATGATTCAGGACTTCTTCCGCAAGTCCGACGGCGTATCACTCGTGAGCGCGACGGTTGCCGCGGGCTTCGTCGGGCTGCTCTCCATTGGCAACATGGCCGGCCGCTTTGCCTGGTCCGCCACCTCCGATATCACGGGCCGCAAGCGCATCTACATGCTTTACCTCGGAGTCGGAGCCGTGCTGTACGTTGTGCTGGCACTGGCCGGGTCGACCACCACTGTTCTCTACGTGGCCCTCGCATTCCTGATCATTTCCTTCTATGGCGGCGGCTTCGCGACAGTGCCGGCGTATCTGCGGGACCTTTTTGGCACCTTCCAGGTCGGCGCGATCCACGGCCGGCTGCTGACCGCCTGGTCTGCCGCCGGCGTCGCCGGACCGCTGATCGTCAACGCCATCCTGGACGCCCAGGGCAAGCCCGGCCAGCTGAACGCCGCGTCCTACCAGCCGGCGCTGCTCACCATGGTGGCGCTGCTGGTGATTGGCTTCGTGGCCAACCTGCTGGTGAAGCCTGTGGACACCAAGTTCCATGAACCCCGCCCCGGCCGTGCCCGTACCGACGAACCCGCTTTGGAGGCTTGA
- a CDS encoding Tex family protein produces the protein MGQNSRVTQHPQRPATPASTPSSKASSPQARTPTKQSGIGAPIETQLAAELGVQSWQVKAAVDLLDAGSTVPFIARYRKEATGTLDDTQLRELEERLRYLRELEDRRRAVLEAIAAQGALTPELQAAVVSADTKSRLEDIYLPFKTKRRTKAQIAREAGLEPLADALLKRPELDPEREAAKYLNAEHAIADAAAALAGARSILVERVAQDADLAATLRERLWMQGRMVSRVKKGKEAEGQKFKDYFEFSQQPSGMPSHRVLALLRGEKDGVLELDLAEAEPADDAALAAARARYEAAVARFLGVADRGRPADAWLLQTAQLAWRSRVLARLTGDLRSRMFAAAEDEAVRVFAANLRDVLLAAPAGNRATLGLDPGLRTGVKVAVVDGTGKVVATDTVYPHAPARKWDEALRTLVILARKHGVELVAIGNGTASRETDKLAAELLKQLGTESGTKPQKIVVSEAGASVYSASALAAAELPGMDVSLRGAVSIARRLQDPLAELVKIEPKSIGVGQYQHDVTAAKLDRSLDAVVEDCVNAVGVDVNTASPALLSRVAGVGPLLSENIVAYRNEHGPFTRRSELKKVPRLGAKAFEQCAGFLRITGGAEPLDGSSVHPESYPVARKIKAAAGSGAGTYSALNPQDFVDGSVGLPTVRDIIAELEKPGRDPRPAFAAATFSEGIEKISDLVPGMVLEGTVTNVAAFGAFVDVGVHQDGLIHVSALANRFVSDPREVVKSGQVVRVKVLEADPERKRISLTLRLDDEPAGSAGAAPNSGGRAAGGNGGGGRAGARQVQSQQPQSGQPQAAKSQPRQPNTQKSPERQPQPQRRSTKPGTTPSPANTAMAEALRQAGLAK, from the coding sequence ATGGGGCAAAATAGCAGGGTGACCCAACACCCGCAGCGCCCCGCCACACCCGCTTCCACGCCGTCGTCGAAGGCAAGTTCCCCCCAGGCCCGGACCCCCACCAAGCAATCCGGCATCGGCGCACCGATCGAGACCCAACTTGCCGCCGAACTCGGAGTGCAGTCGTGGCAGGTCAAGGCTGCCGTGGACCTGCTCGACGCCGGCTCGACGGTGCCGTTCATCGCCCGGTACCGCAAGGAAGCCACCGGCACGCTGGACGATACCCAGCTCCGCGAGCTGGAAGAGCGGCTGCGCTACCTCCGCGAGCTCGAGGACCGCCGGCGTGCCGTCCTGGAAGCGATCGCAGCGCAGGGTGCGCTGACTCCGGAACTGCAGGCCGCCGTCGTCAGTGCCGACACGAAGTCCCGGCTGGAAGACATCTACCTGCCGTTCAAGACCAAACGCCGCACCAAGGCCCAGATCGCCCGTGAGGCCGGCCTGGAGCCCCTTGCGGATGCGCTGCTCAAGCGCCCGGAACTGGATCCGGAGCGCGAGGCGGCCAAGTACCTGAACGCGGAGCACGCCATCGCGGACGCGGCCGCCGCGCTCGCCGGTGCCCGCTCCATTCTGGTGGAGCGCGTCGCGCAGGATGCCGACCTTGCAGCGACGTTGCGGGAGCGGCTGTGGATGCAGGGCCGGATGGTGTCGCGCGTCAAGAAGGGCAAGGAGGCCGAGGGCCAGAAGTTCAAGGACTACTTCGAGTTCTCCCAGCAACCGTCGGGGATGCCCTCACACCGCGTCCTGGCGCTGCTGCGCGGGGAGAAGGACGGGGTGCTGGAGCTCGATCTTGCCGAAGCGGAGCCGGCCGACGACGCCGCCCTGGCCGCTGCCCGCGCCCGGTACGAAGCCGCCGTGGCCAGGTTCCTCGGGGTCGCCGACCGTGGCCGGCCCGCCGACGCCTGGTTGCTGCAGACCGCGCAACTGGCCTGGCGTTCGCGTGTGCTGGCACGGCTGACCGGGGATCTGCGCAGCCGGATGTTCGCCGCGGCCGAGGACGAGGCCGTGCGGGTGTTCGCGGCCAACCTGCGGGACGTGCTGCTCGCGGCGCCCGCCGGAAACCGCGCCACCCTGGGCCTGGACCCGGGGCTGCGGACCGGCGTGAAGGTGGCCGTGGTGGACGGCACTGGCAAGGTGGTCGCGACGGACACCGTCTACCCCCACGCCCCGGCCAGGAAATGGGACGAGGCGCTGCGAACACTCGTAATCCTCGCCCGGAAGCACGGCGTCGAACTCGTGGCCATCGGCAACGGGACGGCGTCGCGGGAGACGGACAAGCTCGCGGCCGAACTCCTCAAGCAGCTGGGCACGGAATCGGGCACCAAGCCGCAGAAGATTGTCGTGTCCGAGGCCGGGGCCTCGGTCTATTCGGCGTCAGCGCTCGCCGCCGCGGAACTGCCGGGCATGGATGTTTCCCTGCGCGGTGCGGTCTCGATCGCGCGGCGGCTCCAGGACCCGCTCGCCGAGCTCGTGAAGATCGAGCCGAAGTCGATCGGCGTCGGGCAGTACCAGCACGACGTCACGGCGGCCAAGCTGGACCGCAGCCTGGACGCGGTGGTCGAGGACTGCGTGAACGCGGTGGGCGTGGACGTCAACACCGCCTCGCCCGCACTGCTGAGCCGCGTGGCCGGCGTCGGGCCGCTCCTGAGCGAGAACATCGTGGCGTACCGGAACGAGCACGGTCCCTTCACCAGGCGAAGTGAACTCAAAAAAGTGCCGCGGCTGGGTGCCAAGGCGTTCGAGCAGTGCGCCGGCTTCCTGCGGATCACCGGGGGAGCGGAGCCCCTCGACGGGTCCAGTGTCCATCCGGAGTCATACCCGGTGGCCCGCAAAATCAAGGCCGCCGCGGGCAGCGGGGCCGGGACGTACTCGGCGCTGAACCCGCAGGACTTCGTGGACGGCTCCGTCGGGCTGCCGACGGTGCGGGACATCATCGCCGAGCTCGAGAAGCCAGGCCGGGACCCCCGTCCGGCCTTCGCGGCCGCGACGTTCTCCGAAGGCATCGAGAAGATCTCGGATCTGGTGCCCGGCATGGTGCTGGAAGGGACGGTGACCAACGTGGCGGCGTTCGGGGCGTTTGTCGACGTCGGCGTGCACCAGGACGGACTCATCCACGTGTCCGCGCTGGCGAACCGCTTCGTCTCAGACCCCCGCGAGGTGGTGAAGTCCGGGCAGGTCGTCCGGGTCAAGGTGCTGGAGGCGGATCCGGAACGGAAGCGCATCTCGCTGACGCTGAGGCTCGACGACGAACCGGCAGGTTCCGCGGGTGCCGCACCTAATTCCGGGGGCCGCGCCGCCGGGGGCAACGGAGGTGGGGGCCGCGCCGGTGCGCGGCAAGTGCAGTCCCAGCAGCCGCAGTCCGGGCAGCCGCAAGCGGCGAAGTCTCAGCCGCGGCAACCGAACACCCAAAAATCACCGGAAAGGCAGCCCCAGCCCCAGCGGCGGTCCACAAAGCCGGGAACCACGCCGTCGCCCGCTAACACGGCGATGGCCGAAGCACTCCGTCAGGCAGGACTGGCCAAGTAG
- a CDS encoding triose-phosphate isomerase family protein — MQQSPASQTSRPPILVGVSTKMYLGYRDSLDWLERLRHEVDTRPALAAGRVVPFVIPSFPVLPAAAQLLAGSQVLLGAQNCGWADGPWTGEVAPSMLAELGVRLVEIGHAERRKHFNEDDATVALKVRAAADAGLTPLLCVGESDSGEPAAAAEFVYRQIESAVDGDWTLAGRLTIAYEPVWAIGAAEPAGAEYVSDVVNRVRAQLAAAGVSGLPIIYGGSAKPGLLPTLDGVSGLFLGRFAHDPANFGAVLDEALTLAGGIRPADAPSTP; from the coding sequence ATGCAGCAGAGCCCAGCCAGCCAGACCTCCCGGCCGCCCATCCTGGTGGGCGTCAGCACCAAGATGTACCTGGGTTACCGGGACAGCCTGGACTGGCTGGAACGGCTGAGGCACGAAGTGGACACCCGTCCGGCCCTTGCGGCCGGGCGGGTTGTCCCGTTTGTCATCCCGTCCTTCCCGGTTCTGCCTGCGGCGGCGCAGCTTCTCGCTGGTTCCCAGGTGCTGCTCGGGGCGCAGAACTGCGGCTGGGCAGACGGACCCTGGACCGGTGAGGTGGCCCCGTCCATGCTCGCGGAACTTGGTGTCCGGCTCGTCGAGATTGGCCACGCCGAAAGGCGGAAGCACTTCAACGAAGACGATGCCACGGTTGCCCTCAAGGTCCGGGCCGCGGCCGACGCCGGGCTCACGCCGCTACTGTGCGTGGGGGAGTCCGACTCCGGCGAGCCGGCCGCGGCGGCCGAGTTTGTGTACCGTCAGATCGAATCGGCCGTCGACGGCGACTGGACCCTCGCCGGCCGGCTCACCATCGCCTATGAACCGGTCTGGGCCATTGGCGCGGCTGAGCCTGCCGGCGCCGAGTACGTGTCCGACGTCGTCAACCGGGTCCGGGCGCAGCTTGCCGCGGCCGGCGTGTCAGGGCTCCCGATTATCTACGGGGGTTCGGCCAAGCCTGGCCTCCTGCCCACACTCGACGGCGTCTCGGGCCTGTTCCTGGGGCGCTTCGCGCACGATCCCGCGAACTTCGGTGCGGTGCTGGATGAAGCACTGACCCTGGCCGGAGGCATCCGCCCGGCGGACGCTCCCAGCACCCCCTAG
- a CDS encoding MFS transporter codes for MSVTTSTKELLDSPVLKSAISKASRRLMPMLVILYVVAFLDRTNVGFSEAALGVDKGISAGAFALGAGIFFIGYALFEIPSNLLLTKFGAKVWLARIAITWGIVSACFAFVQGETSFIILRFLLGVTEAGLFPGVIMFLAAWFPNKVRVKMFAIFYLAQPFSQMMGAPLSGWLINIGDQVPGVQGWQVMFFVEGMLAVLAGIAAYFFLINSPQDAKFLNKDEKNALLEVMALEDNVKEETGPRGVLPAMRNGKVWYFTIIYFCLQIAVYGVTFYLPQQVSQLTGQKVGLAVGLMAAIPWFFGIFACYFIGKAANTLVRRRVWGTGLFISTGLCIFGSAWAGTNHLPALGIIFITLAVCSFLSIGPIAWSYPTAFLTGTAAAAGIGLINSLGNLGGFVAPILRTTVNQMAADPTGSAGIFALGVLPFLAAVMMYATKRFHNKADELLEH; via the coding sequence ATGTCCGTAACAACATCCACCAAGGAGCTCCTGGACTCGCCGGTCCTTAAATCGGCGATTTCCAAGGCCTCCCGCCGGCTGATGCCCATGCTGGTGATCCTCTACGTGGTCGCCTTCTTGGACCGCACCAACGTCGGCTTCTCCGAAGCAGCCCTCGGCGTGGACAAGGGCATCAGTGCCGGAGCCTTCGCGCTGGGCGCCGGTATCTTCTTCATCGGCTACGCCCTGTTCGAAATCCCCAGCAACCTGCTCCTGACCAAGTTCGGCGCGAAGGTGTGGCTGGCCCGCATTGCTATCACCTGGGGCATCGTGTCCGCCTGCTTCGCGTTCGTCCAGGGCGAGACCTCCTTCATCATCCTGCGGTTCCTGCTGGGTGTCACCGAGGCCGGCCTGTTCCCGGGCGTCATCATGTTCCTGGCGGCGTGGTTCCCCAACAAGGTCCGCGTCAAGATGTTCGCCATCTTCTACCTGGCCCAGCCGTTCTCCCAGATGATGGGCGCGCCGCTGTCCGGCTGGCTGATCAACATCGGCGACCAGGTGCCCGGAGTCCAGGGCTGGCAGGTCATGTTCTTCGTCGAAGGCATGCTGGCCGTACTCGCCGGCATCGCGGCGTACTTCTTCCTCATCAACAGCCCGCAGGACGCCAAGTTCCTGAACAAGGACGAGAAGAACGCGCTCCTCGAGGTCATGGCGCTGGAAGACAACGTCAAGGAAGAGACCGGCCCGCGCGGTGTCCTTCCCGCCATGCGGAACGGCAAGGTCTGGTACTTCACCATCATCTACTTCTGCCTGCAGATCGCCGTTTACGGTGTCACCTTCTACCTGCCGCAGCAGGTGTCCCAGCTGACCGGCCAGAAGGTGGGCCTCGCCGTCGGCCTGATGGCAGCCATCCCGTGGTTCTTCGGCATCTTTGCCTGCTACTTCATCGGCAAGGCCGCCAACACCCTGGTCCGCCGCCGGGTCTGGGGCACCGGGCTGTTCATCTCCACCGGCCTCTGCATCTTCGGCTCCGCGTGGGCCGGCACCAACCACCTCCCGGCACTCGGCATCATCTTCATCACCCTTGCCGTGTGCAGCTTCCTCTCCATCGGCCCGATCGCATGGTCCTACCCGACGGCGTTCCTCACCGGAACGGCGGCAGCTGCGGGAATCGGCCTGATCAACTCGCTCGGAAACCTCGGCGGGTTCGTGGCGCCGATCCTCCGGACCACCGTCAACCAGATGGCGGCTGACCCCACCGGCTCTGCAGGCATCTTCGCCCTGGGCGTGCTCCCGTTCCTGGCGGCCGTCATGATGTATGCGACGAAGAGGTTCCACAACAAGGCCGACGAGCTGCTGGAGCACTAA
- a CDS encoding SDR family NAD(P)-dependent oxidoreductase, whose amino-acid sequence MSTFPTERTAIITGAVSKRGIGRATASYLAAQGWNIGIIDLDDAMCKIAAKELAAEHGVKAFGAGANVADESSVRAAIDAIEAELPQIVALANVAGVSSPVPYLELDAAEWDRVLNINLNGVHYATRRVAESMVKNRIGRIVNISSVSAQRGGGTFSKTPYSVAKAGVIGLTRATARELGEYDITVNAISPGPIDTDIMGGTLSEERKDELTKDLLVNRVGSTRDIAAAIAFLISEDAGYISGQTLNVDGGLYMH is encoded by the coding sequence ATGAGCACTTTCCCCACTGAACGCACAGCCATCATCACCGGCGCCGTTTCCAAGCGAGGCATCGGCCGCGCCACCGCCAGCTACCTCGCGGCACAGGGCTGGAACATCGGCATCATCGATCTCGATGACGCGATGTGCAAGATCGCCGCCAAGGAGCTGGCCGCCGAGCACGGCGTCAAGGCCTTCGGCGCCGGCGCCAACGTAGCTGACGAGAGCTCGGTGCGTGCGGCCATCGACGCCATCGAGGCGGAACTGCCGCAGATCGTTGCGCTGGCCAACGTGGCAGGCGTGAGCTCACCGGTTCCCTACTTGGAGCTCGACGCAGCCGAATGGGACCGCGTATTGAACATCAACCTCAACGGTGTCCACTACGCCACCCGCCGCGTTGCAGAGTCCATGGTCAAGAACCGGATCGGGCGCATCGTGAACATTTCTTCTGTCTCCGCGCAGCGGGGCGGCGGCACGTTCTCCAAGACCCCGTATTCGGTTGCCAAGGCGGGCGTCATCGGCCTGACCCGGGCGACGGCCCGCGAGCTGGGCGAGTACGACATCACCGTCAACGCCATCTCACCGGGTCCCATCGACACCGACATCATGGGCGGCACCCTCAGCGAGGAACGCAAGGACGAACTCACCAAGGACCTCCTGGTCAACCGCGTTGGTTCCACCCGGGACATCGCAGCAGCCATCGCCTTCCTCATCAGCGAGGACGCCGGGTACATCTCCGGCCAGACGCTGAATGTGGATGGCGGACTCTACATGCACTAA
- a CDS encoding 3-hydroxyacyl-CoA dehydrogenase family protein: MTESPETAAAVNAARKIAVVGSGYMGGGIAQVLALGGARVALADVSAEVAQKNYERLLTESDQFVADGLFPEGATDILRQNLWAAKDIEEAVADADFIEEAVPEVIAIKHETLARISAAARPDAIIGSNTSTISIADLSEPVSNPERFLGVHFSNPSPFIPGVEIIPHAGTSAETVGAVRDLVHAANKQTAVVKDVTGFVLNRLQYALFHEAAQLVEQDIATAEDIDTLVRTTFGFRLPFFGPFAIADMAGLDVYNFCYKSLQTDFPERFATPKILSDLVEAGKLGTKTGSGFLNVPAERTPELIAYRNKAYVAMQKLIEDLGPAPIS, from the coding sequence ATGACCGAATCACCAGAAACCGCAGCCGCAGTCAACGCCGCCCGCAAGATCGCCGTCGTCGGCTCCGGTTACATGGGCGGCGGCATCGCCCAGGTCCTGGCCCTCGGCGGCGCCCGGGTCGCCCTGGCGGATGTCTCCGCCGAAGTTGCCCAGAAGAACTACGAGCGCCTCCTCACCGAGTCCGACCAGTTCGTGGCCGACGGCTTGTTCCCCGAAGGCGCCACCGACATCCTGCGGCAAAACCTCTGGGCCGCCAAGGACATTGAGGAGGCCGTGGCGGATGCGGACTTCATCGAGGAAGCAGTGCCCGAGGTCATCGCCATCAAGCACGAGACGCTGGCCCGCATCAGCGCTGCCGCCCGTCCCGACGCCATCATCGGCTCCAACACCTCCACGATCTCCATCGCGGACCTGTCCGAGCCGGTCAGCAACCCGGAACGCTTCCTGGGCGTGCACTTCTCCAACCCGTCCCCGTTCATTCCTGGCGTGGAGATCATCCCTCACGCCGGCACCTCGGCAGAGACCGTCGGTGCGGTCCGCGACCTGGTCCACGCGGCCAACAAGCAGACCGCCGTGGTCAAGGACGTCACCGGCTTCGTGCTCAACCGGCTGCAGTACGCGCTGTTCCACGAAGCCGCGCAGCTGGTGGAGCAGGACATTGCGACGGCGGAAGACATCGACACCCTGGTCCGCACGACCTTCGGCTTCCGGCTGCCGTTCTTCGGGCCCTTCGCCATCGCCGACATGGCCGGTCTGGACGTCTACAACTTCTGCTACAAGTCCCTCCAGACGGACTTCCCTGAGCGCTTCGCAACCCCGAAGATCCTCAGTGACCTGGTGGAAGCCGGCAAGCTGGGCACCAAGACCGGCAGCGGCTTCCTCAACGTCCCTGCTGAGCGCACCCCGGAACTGATCGCCTACCGCAACAAGGCCTACGTGGCCATGCAGAAGCTCATCGAGGACCTCGGTCCGGCCCCCATCAGCTGA
- a CDS encoding ribose-5-phosphate isomerase yields MSTQSGWRIVVGNDEAGVEYKNALKAFLEADPRVASVVDIGVAADDSTAYPHLAVTAARKVAEGEADRALLICGTGLGVAIAANKVPGIRAVTAHDSYSVERSVLSNNAQVLTMGQRVIGLELAKKLVGEWLNHRFDENSSSAAKVDAICSYEPEYSKAV; encoded by the coding sequence ATGAGCACACAATCAGGCTGGCGCATCGTCGTCGGCAACGATGAGGCCGGAGTCGAATACAAGAACGCCCTCAAGGCATTCCTCGAAGCGGACCCGCGCGTCGCCTCGGTGGTGGACATCGGCGTTGCCGCCGACGACTCCACTGCCTACCCGCACCTCGCTGTCACCGCCGCCCGGAAAGTCGCCGAGGGCGAAGCCGACCGCGCGCTCCTGATCTGCGGAACGGGCCTCGGCGTTGCCATCGCAGCCAACAAGGTCCCCGGGATCCGGGCCGTTACCGCGCACGACAGCTACTCCGTGGAACGCTCCGTCCTGAGCAACAACGCCCAGGTCCTCACCATGGGCCAGCGCGTCATCGGCTTGGAACTCGCCAAAAAGCTCGTCGGCGAATGGTTGAACCACCGCTTCGATGAGAACTCCTCCTCCGCCGCCAAGGTGGATGCCATCTGCTCGTACGAACCCGAATACTCAAAGGCAGTCTGA
- the dhaL gene encoding dihydroxyacetone kinase subunit DhaL, with protein sequence MTQIFDNPADFADEALDGFVAANRGYVARVDGGVVRSTEMTAGQVALVIGGGSGHYPAFAGLVGPGLAAGSACGNMFASPAAGQVYRVAKAANAGGGVLLSYGNYAGDVLHFGQAQLRLNAEGIETRTVLVTDDIASAPLEQIEKRRGIAGDLTVFKVAGAAAEAGLDLDEVERLAVKTNYRTRSLGVAFDGCTLPGASEPLFTVPAGQMSLGLGIHGEPGISEHPMPTASELAELLVSRLLADKPEDAGTRVVAIVNGLGTVKYDELFLLFGKIEKLLDAAGLTVVEPECGELVTSLDMSGLSLTLLWLDDELEQYWAAPADTPAFRKGNLAPRARREVAAADDAAAEESEQATTAAAVLGGQAAAVLGQVRDVVVEHEAELGDLDAIAGDGDHGIGMRRGVDAAVAAAEQAAATSGGASPERVLAAAGEAWSERAGGTSGALWGSAVIAAGHALGNRNHYSREDAAAAVSAFSNAITELGKAEPGDKTMVDALLPFRDAFLNALEEGNSVAGALTEAAAAATQAADATAELRPLKGRARPLAEKSLGHPDPGAVSFGLIATRISKYVESTHSDAAPTDTAYTDAGPADDGSAEQGAKA encoded by the coding sequence ATGACCCAGATTTTCGATAATCCCGCTGATTTTGCGGATGAGGCGCTGGACGGCTTCGTTGCCGCGAACCGCGGCTATGTGGCCCGGGTGGACGGCGGCGTGGTCCGGTCCACCGAGATGACTGCCGGCCAGGTGGCCCTCGTGATCGGCGGCGGCTCCGGGCATTACCCGGCCTTCGCTGGACTGGTGGGTCCGGGCCTGGCCGCCGGATCGGCATGCGGGAACATGTTCGCCTCGCCGGCCGCAGGACAGGTTTACCGGGTGGCGAAGGCCGCCAATGCCGGCGGCGGCGTGCTGCTGAGCTACGGCAATTACGCGGGCGATGTCCTGCACTTCGGCCAGGCCCAGCTGCGCCTGAACGCCGAGGGCATCGAGACCCGCACCGTTCTGGTCACAGACGACATCGCCAGCGCACCGCTGGAACAGATCGAGAAACGGCGCGGGATCGCCGGGGACCTGACGGTCTTCAAGGTCGCGGGCGCCGCCGCCGAGGCGGGCCTGGACCTGGATGAGGTGGAGCGGCTGGCGGTCAAGACCAACTACCGGACCCGTTCCCTCGGCGTTGCCTTCGACGGCTGCACCCTGCCCGGCGCCAGCGAACCGCTGTTCACCGTGCCGGCCGGGCAGATGTCGCTGGGTCTTGGCATCCACGGCGAGCCGGGGATTTCCGAACATCCCATGCCCACCGCCTCCGAACTGGCTGAGCTGCTGGTTTCCCGGCTGTTGGCGGACAAGCCCGAGGACGCCGGCACGCGCGTCGTGGCGATCGTCAACGGCCTCGGCACGGTCAAGTACGACGAGCTGTTCCTGCTCTTCGGGAAGATCGAAAAGCTGCTTGACGCCGCGGGCCTGACGGTCGTGGAGCCCGAGTGCGGGGAGCTGGTCACCAGCCTGGACATGTCCGGGCTCTCCCTGACCCTGCTGTGGCTTGATGATGAGCTCGAGCAGTACTGGGCAGCGCCGGCGGACACTCCGGCGTTCCGGAAGGGCAACCTCGCCCCGCGGGCGCGCCGGGAAGTCGCCGCAGCCGATGACGCGGCCGCTGAGGAATCCGAACAGGCCACGACGGCGGCGGCGGTCCTGGGCGGGCAGGCCGCGGCCGTGCTCGGGCAGGTGCGTGACGTCGTCGTCGAGCATGAAGCGGAACTGGGCGACCTGGATGCGATCGCCGGGGACGGTGACCACGGGATCGGGATGCGCCGCGGTGTGGACGCGGCGGTTGCCGCAGCAGAGCAGGCAGCGGCCACGTCCGGCGGTGCTTCGCCGGAGCGGGTGCTGGCCGCGGCCGGTGAGGCGTGGAGCGAACGGGCTGGCGGGACCTCCGGGGCATTGTGGGGTTCGGCGGTCATCGCGGCCGGGCATGCCCTGGGGAACCGGAACCACTACTCCCGCGAGGACGCCGCCGCGGCAGTCAGCGCCTTCAGCAATGCCATCACCGAACTCGGCAAGGCCGAACCCGGCGACAAAACCATGGTCGATGCCCTTCTGCCCTTCCGGGACGCCTTCCTAAACGCGCTCGAGGAAGGGAACTCCGTGGCCGGCGCCCTGACCGAGGCGGCCGCAGCAGCAACGCAAGCCGCCGACGCGACGGCCGAACTCCGCCCGCTCAAGGGCCGCGCCCGTCCGCTGGCCGAAAAGAGCCTGGGACACCCGGACCCCGGCGCGGTCTCCTTCGGACTGATCGCGACACGGATTTCAAAATACGTCGAGAGCACACATTCAGACGCTGCACCCACCGATACTGCATACACCGACGCCGGGCCCGCTGATGACGGGTCGGCGGAACAAGGAGCTAAAGCATGA